The Quercus robur chromosome 7, dhQueRobu3.1, whole genome shotgun sequence genome has a segment encoding these proteins:
- the LOC126691709 gene encoding uncharacterized protein LOC126691709, translated as MSSVCISSCVSDARDPRVPVRATYVNLYKWPESDAEFVKSVSLERTGGHGHGHGQGHPKVVDSISCRQLYLRSYTFSRKETMPEKTQKCFGRVKERMIPGRKRKIRGVKKKCLVFRKVKEFSCVALFRIFHRFLSCSASVDVVD; from the coding sequence ATGAGCTCAGTTTGCATATCAAGCTGTGTCAGTGACGCACGTGACCCTCGTGTTCCTGTCCGAGCCACCTATGTGAACCTCTACAAGTGGCCGGAGTCTGATGCAGAGTTTGTGAAGTCAGTGAGCTTAGAGCGCACAGGAGGTCATGGTCATGGCCATGGTCAAGGGCACCCCAAGGTTGTGGATAGTATTTCATGCAGACAGCTTTATTTGAGAAGCTACACGTTTTCAAGGAAAGAGACTATGCCTGAGAAGACCCAGAAATGTTTTGggagagtgaaagagagaatGATTCCTGGAAGGAAGAGAAAGATTCGAGGGGTTAAGAAGAAGTGTTTGGTTTTCAGGAAAGTGAAGGAATTTTCATGCGTCGCCTTGTTTAGGATCTTTCACAGGTTTTTGTCTTGCAGTGCTAGTGTAGATGTGGTGGATTGA